In Paenibacillus protaetiae, the genomic stretch GCTGCAAGACGCAAATCCAAATCCGATTCTGGAAGGCATTAAAAAACGCGCCGGCTGGGATGCCATCGACGCGGTCAAAAACAACCGGATCGTGGAAGTATCGGATGACCCGCTCGTCCGTGTAGGTCCGCGGCTGGCGGACGGCCTGCTGGAGCTGGCGAAGGCGATCCATCCGGAGCTGTTTTCTTAAATGGTCAAAACCAAATTAACGATGTATGGAGGAGCAGGCATGCTCCTTCTTGCTGTTTCCATCGTCATTAGCTTATCTATCGGTTCGGCGGGACTATCGATAGAGGACGTATGGGGCATATTGCTCCACCAGCTTCCGGGCATGAGCCCGGCGGAAAACCACTGGGGCAAAGGCGACATCGCGATTGTTACGCAGGTGCGCTTGCTGCGGGTGCTGCTTGCGGTGCTTGTAGGCGCGTGCCTGTCGCTTGCCGGAGCAGGGATGCAGGGCGTGCTGCGCAATCCGCTTGCCGATCCGTATACGCTAGGCGTTGCTTCCGGCAGCTCGGTAGGCGCTGCGTTCCTTATTTTGTTCGGGCTGCAGATGGCGGTTGGCATCTGGACGGTTCCGGCCGTTGCATTCGTAACAGGCGTGCTTACGCTGCTTGGCGTATTATGGCTCTCCCGCAGCGGGAACGGCGGCGGCATGCACCTGGAGACGATTATTTTGTCCGGCGTCATCATGCAAGCGTTCCTTGGAGCATTCGTCTCATTCATGGTGTCGCTGTCGCAGGGCGTCGTCAATCAGATCATGTTCTGGCTGATGGGGTCGTTAGCGATGCGAAGCTGGGAGCATGTGTATATGCTGCTGCCTTTTCTGGCTTTGGGGCTGCCTGTATTGCTCGTTTTCAGCCAGCCGCTCAACCAGCTCGTGTTTGGCGAAAAGCATGCGGCGCATATGGGCGTGGCGGTAGAGCGCACCAAGCTGATCGTCATGCTGGCTTCCACGCTGCTGACGGCGGCGGCTGTATCGGTTGCCGGCGTCATCGGCTTTGTCGGCCTTGTGGTGCCGCATTTGATCCGGCTGATGGCCGGACCCGACTACCGGCTTATCGTCCCGCTGTCTGCTATAGGAGGCGGCATCTTTGTCCTGTGGGCCGATACGCTCGCCCGCATGGCGCTTAGCCCAAGGGAAATTCCGCTTGGCGTGGTGACGGCGCTGATCGGCGCGCCGTTTTTTGCCTATTTGCTGCACCGCAGCAAAAAGGAGGGGAAAGCGTAATGGTTTTATTCGAAGCGGTACAGGTCGGCAAGACGGTGGGGGCGCGCCAGGTGCTGGACGGGCTCTCTTTTACCTTCCGGACCGGCCGTTTGTATGGTATTATCGGCCCGAACGGGGTCGGAAAGTCTACACTGCTCGGGTTGTTGTCCGGTGTTGACAGCCCAACGTCCGGCCGGCTGCTGTTTAACGGAGAGCTCGTCCAACGCATCCCCCGCAGGCAGCTGGCGAAGCAAATGGCCGTCCTGCAGCAGTCCGGATTGCCGCCTGCCGGCTTTACGGTTCGGGAAGCGGTTGAGATGGGCCGGTTCCCGTATCAGAACTGGCTTGGCGACGAACGGACAGACGCGGGCCCGATTATCGATAAAGCCATCGCGTCAATGGGGCTTGCTTCGCTTCAGCACCGCAAGCTGGATCAGCTGAGCGGCGGGGAGCGGCAGCGGGCGGCTTTCGCCAAAGTGATCGCCCAGGAAACGGATATTATGCTGCTGGACGAGCCGACCACCCATCTGGATATCGGGTATCAGATCCAAATGTTGGACATGGTGAAAAACTGGCAGCGTGAACGCGGCCGGACTGCCATTGCGGTACTGCATGATTTGAATCTGGCGTCGCTTTATTGCGACGAGCTGCTGGTGCTCCATAAGGGACGTGCGGCCGCATTTGGCAAACCGGCCGATATTGTGACGGCGAAGCTGATTGAAGAGGTCTATGAGACGAAAGCAGCCGTAGTTGACCATCCGCAAGACGGCAGCCCGCAAATTTTACTCGTGCCGGATTCCGCGGGGCAATGAAGCGGCAGCGGGTGCGGCTTACATCAATGAAAAGTTTGGGACAAGGGGAGACGAATAACATGCCTAACGAATATAAAGCGATTGTGGATGCGGCGATCATGCGAATCCGTCCGTTTAACGAGCAGGCTGCCGAGCAAGCGGACCGCCACTCGGACCATTTGACGAAGCCGCCGGGAAGCCTTGGCAAGCTGGAACGGATTGCCCGCCAAGCTGCCGGAATAACCGGCGAGCTGTGGCCGGATTTGTCACGTAAAGCTGTTATTGTGATGGCGGCGGACCATGGGGTATGCGAAGAAGGCGTCAGCGCTTTTCCGCAGGAAGTGACCGGTCAGATGGTCTTTAATTTTTTAAGCGGGGGCGCAGCGGTTAATGTACTGTCCCGCCATTCCGGCGCGGACGTTTTTTGCGTCGATATCGGGGTGAAAAGCGACTTGGAGCATCCGGCGTTAATCACCAGGAAAGTCCGGTATGGAACCGGAAATATCGCCAAAGGCCCGGCGATGGAGCGCGATGAGCTGATGCAGGCGCTGGCAGCCGGCATCAACCTTGTGGATGAGCTGTACGCGCAAGGTTACAGGCTGTTTGCAACGGGCGAGATGGGGATCGGCAACACGACGCCAAGCGCGGCAATTGTATCGGTATTGGCTGGACTCGCTCCCGAGCAATCCGTTGGCAGAGGAACCGGCATTAACGAGCAAAGCTGGCGGACAAAGGTCGGCGTAGTGAAACGGGCGATTGAAGTCAACGCCCCGGATGCGGGCGATCCTTACGATGTTCTGTCCAAACTAGGCGGACTGGAAATTGCCGGACTTGCCGGCGTCATTATCGGTGCGGCGGCCAACGGCTGCCCGGCTGTCATTGACGGCTATATCTCGTCTGCTGCCGCTCTTGCCGCCATGCGGATGACGGAGAGGGTGTATCCCTATATGATCGCTTCGCATTTGTCGCAGGAACAAGGACATGCCAAGCTGCTGGAGCTGATGGGTTTGACGCCGGTCATTCATATGGATATGCGGCTTGGAGAAGGAACCGGCGCTGTGTTATGCTTCCCGATCATCGACGCTGCGATCAAGCTGATGCGCGAAATGGCGACCTTTGACGGCGCCGGCATATCGCGGGAGTAAAGCGATGGCCGTACTCATTACAGGCGGCGCGCGCAGCGGCAAAAGCGCTTTCGCGGAACAATACGCGCGCCGGATCGGCAGCCGCGGCATTTATATGGCAACCTCGCGTATTTGGGATGAGGAGATGGAAGAGCGCGTTGCGCTGCATCGGAGCGGCAGGGAAACGTCGGGTTTCGAGTGGCATACGATGGAAGAGCCGCTGGAGCTGGCGGACGCGATTGCGCGTGTGGGCGCGGAGCATGCTGCCGATGATCCGCGGCTGGAGCCGGGGGCAGAGCTGGATAAGGAACTGGAACTGGAACCGGGACTGCGGGGGGAGCCGGCTGCGGAACGAAATGCGGAATCAAGTCCCGCACCGGAAGCTAAACCGCCTGTCGTGCTGGTGGATTGCTTGACGCTGTGGCTTTCCAACTGGCTGATGAAGCTGGAGGAAGAACAGCTGCCGGAGTCTGTTCTTGCCGAGCAATATGAGAAGCTGGCTGCGGCTGCGGCCGCTTGTCCTTACCCTCTGCTGTTCGTCACGAATGAAGTGGGAGACGGAGTGGTGCCTGCCTATCCGCTGGGCCGCAAATTCCGCGATGAAGCCGGCAGGCTGAATCAGCTGATGGCGAGGCAATGCGAACGGGTATTTCTGGTCACGGCGGGAATTCCCGTCGAGCTGAAAGCAATCGCTTTTCAATGGGAGAACTTGTAATGTTGTATTCATTTCATGAAATGCTGCTCATGACAGCGGCTGCGATCGCAATTGACTGGATCATTGGCGATCCAAAATGGCCAACTCATCCGGTCA encodes the following:
- a CDS encoding bifunctional adenosylcobinamide kinase/adenosylcobinamide-phosphate guanylyltransferase; amino-acid sequence: MAVLITGGARSGKSAFAEQYARRIGSRGIYMATSRIWDEEMEERVALHRSGRETSGFEWHTMEEPLELADAIARVGAEHAADDPRLEPGAELDKELELEPGLRGEPAAERNAESSPAPEAKPPVVLVDCLTLWLSNWLMKLEEEQLPESVLAEQYEKLAAAAAACPYPLLFVTNEVGDGVVPAYPLGRKFRDEAGRLNQLMARQCERVFLVTAGIPVELKAIAFQWENL
- a CDS encoding ABC transporter ATP-binding protein is translated as MVLFEAVQVGKTVGARQVLDGLSFTFRTGRLYGIIGPNGVGKSTLLGLLSGVDSPTSGRLLFNGELVQRIPRRQLAKQMAVLQQSGLPPAGFTVREAVEMGRFPYQNWLGDERTDAGPIIDKAIASMGLASLQHRKLDQLSGGERQRAAFAKVIAQETDIMLLDEPTTHLDIGYQIQMLDMVKNWQRERGRTAIAVLHDLNLASLYCDELLVLHKGRAAAFGKPADIVTAKLIEEVYETKAAVVDHPQDGSPQILLVPDSAGQ
- the cobT gene encoding nicotinate-nucleotide--dimethylbenzimidazole phosphoribosyltransferase encodes the protein MPNEYKAIVDAAIMRIRPFNEQAAEQADRHSDHLTKPPGSLGKLERIARQAAGITGELWPDLSRKAVIVMAADHGVCEEGVSAFPQEVTGQMVFNFLSGGAAVNVLSRHSGADVFCVDIGVKSDLEHPALITRKVRYGTGNIAKGPAMERDELMQALAAGINLVDELYAQGYRLFATGEMGIGNTTPSAAIVSVLAGLAPEQSVGRGTGINEQSWRTKVGVVKRAIEVNAPDAGDPYDVLSKLGGLEIAGLAGVIIGAAANGCPAVIDGYISSAAALAAMRMTERVYPYMIASHLSQEQGHAKLLELMGLTPVIHMDMRLGEGTGAVLCFPIIDAAIKLMREMATFDGAGISRE
- a CDS encoding FecCD family ABC transporter permease, which codes for MVKTKLTMYGGAGMLLLAVSIVISLSIGSAGLSIEDVWGILLHQLPGMSPAENHWGKGDIAIVTQVRLLRVLLAVLVGACLSLAGAGMQGVLRNPLADPYTLGVASGSSVGAAFLILFGLQMAVGIWTVPAVAFVTGVLTLLGVLWLSRSGNGGGMHLETIILSGVIMQAFLGAFVSFMVSLSQGVVNQIMFWLMGSLAMRSWEHVYMLLPFLALGLPVLLVFSQPLNQLVFGEKHAAHMGVAVERTKLIVMLASTLLTAAAVSVAGVIGFVGLVVPHLIRLMAGPDYRLIVPLSAIGGGIFVLWADTLARMALSPREIPLGVVTALIGAPFFAYLLHRSKKEGKA